In one Cyclopterus lumpus isolate fCycLum1 chromosome 24, fCycLum1.pri, whole genome shotgun sequence genomic region, the following are encoded:
- the LOC117727190 gene encoding kinesin-like protein KIF13B isoform X2, with translation MDDNSLNDSNVKVAVRVRPMNRREKDLKTKCVVEMEGNQTVLNPAITNISKGDPRNQPKVFAFDHCFWSIDESQKDKFAGQDVVFQCLGESLLDNAFMGYNACIFAYGQTGSGKSYTMMGSAEQPGLIPRLCSSLFSRTVREAREGECFTVEVSYMEIYNEKVRDLLDPKGNRQALRVREHKVLGPYVDGLSRLAVACYKDIESLMSEGNKSRTVAATNMNEESSRSHAVFNIILTHTLMDLQSETSGEKVSKLSLVDLAGSERAAKTGAAGERLKEGSNINKSLSTLGLVISALADQGAGKYKSKFVPYRDSVLTWLLKDSLGGNSRTAMVATISPSADNYDETLSTLRYADRAKSIVNHAVVNEDPNARIIRELREEVEKLKEQLLEAESMKAPELKDRLEESEKLIHEMTVTWEDKLTKTEAIAQERQRQLESLGISLQSSGIRVVDDKCFLVNLNADPALNELLVYYLKEHTLVGSADSQDIQLCGMAIQAEHCVIDISEDDGVVLGPHRNARTCVNGAAISSPVQLHHGDRILWGNNHFFRINLPKHMVHAGGEDEEGGAAMKTCLSTDRLEADFDAASDVSSELSFGYEFAQAEVMMKGMGNNDPLQSVLQTLERQHEEEKRCALERQRQMYEQELQQLRRRLTPEKPSHLLDPAGPVAGVAAAAVAPSSQKRVRRWSEDREAMMTRSLRRLREQIVRANLLAQEAGFIAEELSKRTEYLVTLQIPAANLDANRKRDVVLSEPAIQVRRKGKGKQIWALEKMENRLVDMRELYQEWKDFDEDNPVMRSYFKRADPFFDEQENHSLIGVANVFLACLFHDIKLQYAVPIINQNGEVAGRLHVEVWRGTEGSEDQGPGLAGAQQGNTDGDLQERKLDCVVKILHANGLPRHLSNFVFCQYHFWGEEESVFIAPEMQPSSSSSSSRDPQCTVVFDSAKELSVPVSEDFLEYLAEGAVAIEVYGHKQSNHRRNLALWDLGVIQAKTRTLRERWSEVTRHLELWVQLMELNETGEFTAVEVLPAKDVCTGGVFQLRQGQSRRVQVEVRSVLDSGTMPLIAASILSVSIGDVKVRQISKSSGSQWSGDEDMDSYQEVDLERMREQWLVTLTQRQEYLDQQLQKIVCKPDKSEDDLERESQLLECRLTLTEERNAVLVPSAGSGIPGAPVERVPVPGMETHIPVLFLDLSADDFQSNLSAPLAGGLDALLGGEDDDDSFDLHLVKHYDPEVKVEASWDSTVHECPQLSRVTSADQRVYLTVSAVVQLSHPAHMQLVLRKRVCVNVTGRQGFAQSLLKRMSQRSTIPGCGVTFEIVSNIPGDIHGPEDREMLARLAASTEDDQSADSEAAIEKYLRSVLAVENILTLDRLRQEVAVREQLAGRGKASRRCLSSPNINRLSASSVDLYSSTHRLNDFKGWESHQDLSSRRTLPSSISQNPAPETVKAVPKLLKSLLPGGREDGREQTAVRHQQSVPRIVVQSASAEEGLSKQQQPVPIEEIIPPGFQTEGPRSVPLPSPIIPETEESTPSPVSEASSGYVSTSISTVTLSDVYTLSWDLPVSPGSRTSGFEVVLDEEEEEEEDDDVTQYNTYSEFIHVDRSEPRESLLLFDDETAEERSDSSKPDDTPSDSYQGQEPNRSVSVQLMEQEELDSAAESDLMWQTKQEQDSVIDHIGPEQLDNTEPIEESVLVQEKETKQTECSQTDPSKPEPPLTEELEPEVELSAREVQSGSETVAPEQPEQDQTTFTSAPDLVPVVAEVLVAAPSPSEELVLPASSKEQTTPEASNPSGISMLTSSSTTEVQQETPANLSKKATSAPASPPPRVQTLKPDASVANPFKIQKVKSADLKSFQRIVGEDEEAKPAEADRASSLGEDLNLSMPLENLEIISDSEEGDAAAVLPDWLKEGEFVTVGNNKSGTVRYVGPADFAEGTWVGVELEVPAGKNDGSVGGKHYFHCNPGYGVLVRPHRVSQAGGKRRRQQHKRRSANLSGSSPNLAALTALAKGEGGGASTGRQKGENRKSWNS, from the exons AAATCAGCCAAAG GTGTTTGCCTTTGACCACTGCTTCTGGTCCATTGATGAATCTCAGAAGGACAAGTTTGCAG GTCAGGATGTCGTGTTCCAGTGCCTTGGGGAGAGTCTGCTGGACAACGCCTTCATGGGCTACAATGCCTGCATCTTTGCTTACGGACAGACAG GCTCTGGGAAGTCGTACACCATGATGGGCTCGGCGGAGCAGCCCGGTCTGATCCCTCGGCTCTGCAGCTCCCTGTTCAGCAGGACCGTGCGGGAGGCCCGGGAGGGGGAGTGCTTCACCGTGGAGGTCTCCTACATGGAGATTTACAACGAGAAGGTCCGAGACCTGCTCGACCCCAAAGG AAATCGACAAGCGCTGAGAGTCAGAGAGCACAAAGTCTTGGGGCCTTATGTTGACGGCCTGTCTCGCCTGGCCGTGGCCTGCTACAAG GACATCGAGTCTCTGATGTCGGAGGGAAATAAATCTCGCACGGTGGCAGCCACAAATATGAATGAAGAGAGCAGCAGGTCCCACGCGGTGTTCAAcatcatcctcacacacacactcatggacctacagtctgag ACGAGCGGAGAGAAGGTGAGCAAGCTGAGTCTGGTGGATCTGGCTGGCAGCGAGCGGGCGGCGAAGACCGGAGCGGCGGGGGAGCGCCTGAAAGAAGGGAGCAACATCAATAA gTCCCTCAGTACTCTGGGTTTAGTTATCTCTGCCTTGGCTGACCAGGGAGCAGGGAAGTACAAGAGCAAGTTTGTTCCCTACAGAGACTCTGTGCTCACCTGGCTGCTCAAG GACAGCCTGGGAGGGAACAGCCGCACGGCCATGGTCGCCACCATCAGCCCCTCTGCGGACAACTACGACGAGACGCTGTCCACCCTGCGCTACGCCGACAGGGCCAAGAGCATCGTCAACCACGCCGTCGTCAACGAGGACCCCAACGCCAGGATCATCCGAGAGCTCCgggaggaagtggagaaacTGAAGGAGCAGCTCTTGGAGGCCGAG TCTATGAAGGCCCCCGAGCTAAAGGACAGGCTGGAGGAGTCTGAGAAACTGATCCACGAGATGACCGTCACCTGGGAGGATAAGCTCACCAAGACGGAGGCTATtgcacag GAGCGTCAGAGGCAGCTAGAGAGCCTGGGCATTTCCCTGCAGTCCTCTGGAATCAGAGTGGTGGATGACAAGTGTTTCCTGGTCAACCTTAACGCTGACCCCGCCCTCAACGAGCTGCTGGTCTACTATCTGAAG GAGCACACACTCGTGGGCTCGGCCGACTCGCAGGACATCCAGCTGTGCGGGATGGCCATCCAAGCGGAGCACTGCGTCATCGACATCAGCGAGGACGACGGCGTGGTGCTCGGTCCTCACCGCAACGCTCG AACCTGTGTGAACGGTGCTGCCATCTCCAGTCCAGTGCAGCTTCACCACGGCGACCGCATCCTGTGGGGAAACAACCACTTCTTCAG GATCAACCTGCCGAAGCACATGGTCCACGCAGGGGGTGAGGACGAGGAGGGCGGCGCTGCGATGAAGACGTGTTTGAGCACAGACCGGCTGGAGGCGGACTTTGACGCGGCCAGCGACGTGTCGAGCGAGCTGAGCTTCGGCTACGAGTTCGCTCAGGCCGAAGTCATGATGAAAGGCATGGGCAACAATG acccGTTGCAGTCGGTGTTACAGACCCTGGAGAGGCAGCACGAGGAGGAGAAGCGCTGCGCCCTGGAGCGCCAGAGGCAGATGTACGaacaggagctgcagcagctccgcCGGAGGCTCACCCCTGAGAAACCCTCCCACCTCCTGGACCCGGCGGGCCCGGTGGCCGGTGTGGCTGCTGCAGCGGTGGCGCCCAGCTCCCAAAAGCGAGTGCGGCGCTGGAGCGAGGACAG AGAGGCGATGATGACTCGCAGCCTGCGGCGCCTGAGGGAGCAGATCGTCCGGGCCAACCTGCTGGCCCAGGAGGCCGGCTTCATAGCCGAGGAGCTGAGCAAGAGGACGGAGTACCTGGTCACTCTGCAGATACCTGCTGCCAACCTGGATGCCAACAGgaag CGTGATGTAGTGTTGAGTGAGCCGGCCATCCAGGTTCGCCGTAAAGGTAAAGGGAAGCAGATCTGGGCTCTGGAAAAGATGGAGAACCGACTGGTGGACATGAGGGAGCTCTACCAGGAGTGGAAGGACTTTGATGAAGACAACCCT GTGATGAGATCCTATTTCAAACGCGCCGACCCGTTCTTCGATGAACAGGAGAACCACAGTCTGATCGGCGTGGCCAACGTTTTCCTGGCCTGCCTGTTCCACGACATCAAGCTGCAGTACGCAGTGCCCATCATCAACCAGAACGGAGAG gtggCAGGTCGGCTCCATGTGGAGGTGTGGCGGGGAACGGAGGGCTCCGAGGACCAGGGTCCAGGACTGGCCGGCGCCCAGCAGGGCAACACAGACGGAGACCTGCAAGAGCGCAAACTGGACTGTGTG GTGAAGATCCTCCACGCCAATGGGCTGCCTCGCCACCTGTCCAACTTCGTCTTCTGCCAGTACCACTtctggggggaggaggagtctgtGTTCATCGCTCCAGAGATGCAGCCATCCagctcgtcgtcctcctccagaGACCCTCAGTGCACTGTGGTCTTCGACAGCGCCAAG GAGTTGTCTGTGCCGGTGTCGGAGGACTTCTTGGAATATTTGGCAGAGGGGGCGGTGGCCATTGAAGTGTACGGCCACAAGCAATCCAACCATCGCAGGAACCTGGCGCTGTGGGACCTGGGAGTGATTCAGGCCAAGACCCGAACCCTCAGAGAAAG GTGGAGCGAGGTGACCCGCCACCTGGAGTTGTGGGTGCAGCTGATGGAGCTGAACGAGACCGGAGAGTTCACAGCTGTCGAGGTTCTTCCTGCTAAAGATGTTTGCACAGGAGGAGTCTTCCAGCTCAGACAG GGTCAGTCCCGTCGGGTCCAGGTGGAGGTCCGTTCAGTACTAGACTCTGGCACCATGCCCCTCATCGCCGCCTCCATCCTCTCTGTGTCCATCGGAGACGTCAAGGTCCGGCAGATCTCCAAAAGCAGCGGATCCCAATGG TCTGGGGATGAAGACATGGACAGCTACCAA gAGGTTGACCTGGAGAGGATGAGGGAACAGTGGCTGGTCACACTCACTCAGAGGCAGGAGTATCTGGACCAGCAGCTACAGAAGATAGTTTGCAAACCAG ataagTCAGAGGATGATTTAGAGCGGGAGTCCCAGCTGCTGGAGTGTCGCCTGACACTAACAGAAGAACGCAACGCTGTTCTGGTGCCGTCGGCTGGCAGCGGGATCCCCGGAGCGCCGGTGGAGAG GGTGCCGGTCCCTGGGATGGAAACGCACATTCCTGTCTTGTTCCTGGATCTCAGCG CTGATGATTTCCAGTCCAACCTGTCGGCCCCGTTGGCCGGGGGGCTGGACGCGCTGCTCGGTggggaggacgacgacgactcCTTTGACCTTCATCTTGTGAAACACTATGATCCAGAG GTGAAGGTGGAGGCCTCCTGGGACTCCACGGTCCACGAGTGCCCCCAGCTGAGCCGCGTGAcgtcggccgaccagagggtctaCTTGACGGTCAGCGCGGTGGTTCAGCTGAGCCACCCGGCCCACATGCAGCTGGTGCTCAGGAAACGCGTCTGCGTCAACGTCACCGGGAGACAG GGTTTTGCTCAGAGCCTGCTGAAGAGGATGTCTCAGCGCAGCACCATCCCAGGCTGCGGAGTCACCTTTGAGATTGTTTCTAACATCCCAGGG GACATCCACGGCCCAGAGGACAGGGAGATGCTGGCCAGGCTGGCTGCCAGCACCGAGGACGACCAGTCGGCCGACAGCGAGGCGGCCATAGAGAAATACCTGCGCAGCGTCCTGGCTGTGGAGAACATCCTCACTCTGGACCGACTCCGACAG gaggtgGCTGTGAGGGAACAGCTGGCAGGCAGAGGCAAAGCTTCTAGACGCTGCCTGAGCTCTCCAAACATCAACCGG CTGTCAGCCAGCAGTGTGGATCTCTACTCCTCTACTCACAGGCTCAATGACTTCAAG GGCTGGGAGAGCCACCAGGACCTTTCATCTCGACGCACCCTGCCCAGCTCCATCTCCCAGAACCCGGCCCCAGAGACAG TGAAGGCCGTACCCAAGCTGCTGAAGTCACTGCTTCCTGGTGGGAGGGAAGACGGTCGGGAGCAGACGGCTGTCCGTCATCAGCAG AGCGTGCCGCGCATCGTGGTGCAATCAGCCAGTGCTGAAGAGGGCTTGagcaaacagcagcagcca GTTCCCATTGAGGAAATCATTCCTCCCGGTTTCCAAACCGAGGGCCCCAGATCTGTGCCCCTCCCATCGCCAATCATCCCGGAGACAGAAGAGTCCACCCCCAGCCCGGTGAGCGAAGCATCGAGCGGCTACGTGTCGACTAGCATATCTACAGTAACGCTGTCGGACGTCTACACGCTGAGCTGGGACCTGCCCGTGTCACCCGGCAGCAGAACCAGCGGCTTTGAGGTGGTGctggatgaagaggaagaggaggaggaagacgatgaCGTGACACAATATAACACTTACTCTGAGTTTATTCACGTGGACCGATCGGAGCCTCGGGAGTCCCTGCTGCTCTTTGACGATGAGACGGCTGAAGAGAGGTCCGACTCGTCCAAACCAGACGATACGCCATCGGATTCCTACCAAGGTCAAGAACCTAATCGGTCTGTGTCGGTCCAGTTGATGGAGCAAGAAGAGCTGGATTCAGCTGCAGAATCAGATTTAATGTGGCAGACCAAACAAGAGCAAGACTCAGTCATTGACCATATTGGACCAGAACAACTAGACAATACAGAGCCAATTGAAGAGTCGGTGTTAGTACAAGAGAAAGAAACCAAGCAGACAGAATGTTCACAAACAGACCCCTCAAAACCAGAACCCCCTCTTACAGAAGAACTCGAGCCAGAAGTTGAACTGTCTGCCCGAGAAGTTCAAAGTGGGTCTGAAACGGTCGCCCCAGAGCAGCCCGAACAAGACCAAACAACCTTCACCAGCGCTCCAGATCTGGTCCCAGTTGTGGCTGAAGTCTTGGTTGCAGCTCCTAGCCCATCTGAAGAGTTGGTTCTTCCAGCTTCGTCTAAAGAACAAACCACTCCTGAGGCCTCAAACCCGAGTGGCATCTCCATGCTGACTTCATCCTCAACCACAGAAGTCCAACAGGAAACACCAGCCAACCTATCAAAGAAAGCCACCTCCGCCCCAGCTTCTCCTCCGCCCCGTGTTCAGACCCTCAAACCTGATGCCTCAGTGGCGAACCCCTTCAAGATCCAAAAAGTGAAGTCTGCAGACCTCAAGTCCTTCCAGCGTATTGTGGGCGAGGACGAGGAGGCAAAGCCCGCAGAGGCGGACCGGGCCAGCAGCCTCGGGGAAGACCTGAACCTCTCTATGCCGCTGGAAAACCTAGAAATTATCTCTGACTCAGAGGAAGGAGACGCAGCAGCAGTTCTTCCTGACTGGCTGAAAGAAGGGGAGTTTGTGACTGTGGGGAACAATAAGAGCGGCACCGTCCGGTACGTTGGACCCGCAGATTTTGCAGAAGGTACCTGGGTGGGTGTGGAACTGGAGGTGCCGGCAG GAAAGAATGACGGTTCAGTGGGGGGCAAGCACTACTTCCACTGTAACCCCGGCTACGGCGTGCTGGTGAGGCCGCACCGGGTGAGCCAGGCCGGTGGAAAGCGCCGCCGGCAGCAGCACAAGCGCCGTAGTGCCAACCTGTCCGGATCCAGCCCCAACCTGGCGGCCCTCACCGCTCTGGCCAAAGGCGAGGGTGGCGGGGCATCGACCGGCCGGCAAAAAGGAGAGAACCGCAAGTCGTGGAACAGTTGA